From one Botrytis cinerea B05.10 chromosome 7, complete sequence genomic stretch:
- the Bccpd1 gene encoding Bccpd1 — protein MTRPGPGMRGYSDIMNTSDKELHGNGQKVDFPHEDIGAHTLWKQNSEGTIPIWHLRVTALKNGDFRGDCPNRVFVFKNLEDVTRAINQVEAAFGNKFELKKCGIDSPDAMGGRVNDGRSENITIEFDSDASEESWAEFLARLKGLEDEWSHAIELSSL, from the exons ATGACACGCCCGGGACCTGGAATGAGAGGCTACTCGGATATTATGAATACCAGCGATAAAGAGTTACATGGCAATGGACAAAAGGTCGACTTCCCTCATGAGGACATAGGAGCCCACACTCTCTGGAAGCAGAATTCCGAGGGAACGATTCCAATATGGCATCTAAGAGTGACAGCACTCAAGAATGGCGATTTCCGAGGTGATTGTCCAAATCGTGTCTTT GTATTCAAAAATTTGGAAGACGTCACTCGAGCTATCAATCAAGTCGAAGCTGCTTTTGGAAACAAGTTtgagttgaagaaatgtGGGATTGATTCTCCAGATGCTATGGGTGGAAGAGTTAATGATGGGAGGAGTGAGAATATCACAATCGAATTTGACTCCGATGCGTCGGAGGAATCATGGGCAGAGTTCCTAGCAAGATTGAAGGGATTGGAGGATGAGTGGTCACATGCAATTGAGCTTTCGAGTCTTTGA